One part of the Mya arenaria isolate MELC-2E11 chromosome 3, ASM2691426v1 genome encodes these proteins:
- the LOC128226865 gene encoding small ubiquitin-related modifier 3-like, with amino-acid sequence MSEEQQQQQSKKDDVKNETEHINLKVTGQDGSVVHFKIKRNTPLRKLMSAYCDRAGLKLGVVRFRFDGNPINETDTPHGLDMEDGDSIDVFQQQTGGSHQI; translated from the exons ATGTCTGaagagcagcagcagcagcagtcaAAGAAG GACGATGTGAAGAATGAAACAGAACACATCAACTTGAAAGTCACTGGGCAGGATGGCAGTGTGgttcatttcaaaatcaagaGGAACACTCCCcttcgaaaattaatgtctgCATACTGTGATAGAGCT GGATTAAAGCTCGGAGTTGTCCGATTCAGATTTGATGGAAACCCAATAAATGAAACAGACACACCTCATGGA CTCGACATGGAGGATGGAGATTCAATAGATGTGTTTCAACAGCAAACAGGGGGATCACACCAGATATGA